In a genomic window of Sutcliffiella sp. FSL R7-0096:
- a CDS encoding right-handed parallel beta-helix repeat-containing protein — MASKIQIKSCLKSELPNLDVGEFAICTDSKEVFIGTENGNLQIANKEDVGGLDDLQTTSNISLVHAVNEIFDRLNTNMDERAESLSIGDLTDVNLSDFIADNGDVLSLNDGEWVPTSTSTYVINLELWGIYNNGLEPLATTNGINNALHWASEKGYSRCKLPKGQYTIDKDSSVNMVSNMTLDLYGCLLKKESNGNQKYFIINIENKENVLISGGIIEGDRYSHDYTTTPGTHEWGTGINIDYSKNIRIENVEIRETTGYGIFIGSKYQQIYTLNKSNLEQGTIDNSGNLINENNWVRSNISFNLSNQNIQTRGYFMICGNGYGTYGAGNEISKDTINLYFYDNEGNYLGVVKKRTFEEVYLHSIPHGSKKFKLSYRKDINGIQNSLITIRTDIPSKWISINNCFIHHSRALGIVGAGGQYIDIESCEISNIGGTAPACGIDIEDGYSLNQNITIRNNFFHDNMVADIIVISARNVLIELNKFNNSVDLGGPRGENYISQYNRYNLSSASGKTLAGDNGTYVIFRYDHFTDAQIFLSGNSMYNNCIFDNMNFILQSDQYLTSTFISCKFNFNKPDVGWSWILRKGSIIFRFCEFNIKCKWYYFRSEAHLGEWEKNNLVFENNTFNTSSSIGEWIFEVGQLTIVNNVFKGNAHASTYYSFRVKANKTFFTGNKVRDVHFILEGQGLNSQATIKDNRIFIDKTSPVQGSDRSEFLHLYWIDNLNINNNFFEILQANVVIRCFTIYAEKQLILTDNYYSCSNGDKARIDLFGALRNSNNQGTIPPLKSVIKNNILDNVSLNQAPTYINQIVYQVMESNVDFP, encoded by the coding sequence ATGGCGAGTAAAATACAAATAAAAAGTTGTTTGAAGAGTGAATTACCCAATCTTGATGTAGGGGAATTCGCAATCTGTACAGATTCAAAAGAAGTATTTATAGGTACGGAAAATGGAAACTTACAAATTGCCAATAAGGAAGATGTCGGGGGCCTAGATGACCTTCAAACAACAAGTAATATTAGTTTAGTTCATGCAGTAAATGAAATCTTTGATAGGTTAAATACGAATATGGATGAACGAGCTGAATCACTATCGATTGGCGATCTTACAGATGTTAATCTATCTGACTTTATAGCTGATAATGGAGATGTTTTATCTTTAAATGATGGGGAATGGGTACCTACATCCACATCCACATATGTAATTAATTTAGAACTATGGGGAATTTACAATAACGGTTTAGAACCACTTGCAACAACAAATGGAATAAACAATGCCTTGCATTGGGCAAGTGAAAAAGGTTATAGCAGGTGTAAGTTGCCAAAAGGTCAATATACCATTGACAAGGATAGTTCGGTTAATATGGTAAGTAACATGACGCTAGATTTATATGGTTGTTTATTAAAAAAGGAAAGTAACGGTAACCAGAAGTATTTTATTATAAATATAGAAAACAAGGAAAACGTCCTAATCTCAGGAGGTATCATTGAGGGTGATAGATATTCACATGACTATACAACTACTCCAGGAACTCATGAATGGGGTACAGGAATCAATATAGATTATAGTAAAAACATTCGGATAGAAAATGTTGAAATTCGAGAGACTACTGGATATGGCATTTTTATCGGATCAAAATATCAACAAATTTACACGTTGAATAAATCAAACTTGGAACAAGGAACCATTGATAATAGTGGAAATCTCATTAACGAAAATAATTGGGTTCGGTCAAATATTTCTTTTAATTTATCAAACCAAAATATCCAAACTCGAGGCTATTTTATGATCTGCGGAAATGGTTACGGAACTTATGGTGCAGGAAATGAAATTTCTAAAGATACAATTAATCTATATTTTTACGATAATGAAGGTAATTATCTCGGCGTTGTTAAGAAACGTACATTTGAAGAAGTTTACCTTCATTCAATTCCCCATGGATCCAAAAAGTTCAAACTATCTTATAGGAAAGATATAAACGGGATTCAAAATAGTTTAATTACAATCAGAACCGATATACCTTCAAAATGGATAAGCATTAACAATTGTTTTATTCATCATAGTAGAGCTTTAGGTATTGTGGGGGCTGGAGGTCAGTATATTGACATAGAAAGTTGTGAAATTTCAAATATAGGAGGAACTGCTCCAGCTTGTGGAATTGATATAGAAGATGGTTATAGTTTAAATCAGAATATCACTATAAGGAATAATTTCTTTCATGATAATATGGTTGCAGATATTATTGTAATAAGTGCTAGGAATGTCTTGATTGAGTTAAATAAATTCAACAATAGTGTTGACTTAGGCGGTCCAAGAGGTGAAAATTATATTTCTCAATATAATCGTTACAATCTCTCTTCAGCTAGTGGGAAAACTTTAGCCGGAGATAACGGAACCTATGTAATCTTTAGGTATGATCATTTTACTGACGCTCAAATATTCTTATCCGGAAATTCAATGTATAATAACTGTATTTTTGATAATATGAATTTCATCTTGCAATCTGACCAATATTTAACTAGTACCTTTATTTCATGTAAATTCAACTTCAATAAACCGGATGTTGGTTGGTCTTGGATTCTAAGAAAAGGAAGCATAATTTTTCGTTTCTGCGAATTTAATATCAAATGCAAATGGTACTATTTTAGGAGTGAAGCACATTTAGGCGAGTGGGAAAAAAACAATCTTGTTTTTGAAAACAATACTTTCAATACTTCTTCTAGCATAGGAGAATGGATCTTTGAGGTTGGGCAATTAACTATTGTAAATAATGTTTTTAAAGGTAATGCACATGCATCTACTTATTATAGCTTCCGAGTTAAAGCAAACAAAACCTTCTTTACTGGAAATAAAGTTCGAGATGTTCACTTTATCTTAGAAGGACAAGGATTAAACTCACAAGCTACCATTAAGGATAACAGAATATTTATCGATAAAACTTCTCCCGTACAAGGTTCAGACCGCTCCGAATTTCTCCATTTATATTGGATTGATAATTTAAATATCAATAATAATTTCTTTGAAATACTTCAAGCAAACGTAGTAATAAGGTGTTTTACTATTTATGCTGAAAAACAACTCATATTAACTGACAATTACTATAGCTGTAGTAACGGAGACAAAGCAAGAATAGATTTATTTGGAGCTTTAAGAAACAGTAATAACCAAGGAACAATACCTCCATTAAAAAGTGTCATCAAAAACAATATTTTGGATAATGTTTCACTAAATCAAGCCCCGACTTATATAAACCAAATTGTTTATCAAGTAATGGAGTCAAATGTAGATTTTCCTTAA